The Musa acuminata AAA Group cultivar baxijiao chromosome BXJ1-8, Cavendish_Baxijiao_AAA, whole genome shotgun sequence genomic sequence TTAACACCAGAAGGCAATGCACTTTCAATTCTCTGTGAAGCAATTCTCCAGGCAATGGGCCCAAGATTACCAGCAAAACGAGCCAGGCTCCTTGCATACGAGTATTCTGCATCGAGTCCAACCTGATTCAGAAAATAAAAAATCAGATGGACACGGAAAAACGAAAGACATCAATAAGTAACCTTTGTTACATACAGGGACCAGCTTCCTTTGCTCGCCATCAAGAACATCACAAACCATGCCAGACACCTGTGGAGACTGTTCGTCACATACATTGTAACTAGCACGCCGATTTTCATCTCCCTCAAGTGACTTTTTCCCAAGCTTAGATGGAGAGCCTTTCACTAGAAGAGAAAACAAATTGATAGTAATAGATAAAATGTGAAATAATTCTTCTTAAAAAAGTCAATGATATAATACCCACTTGAATTTAGCCAGATATCACTATGCCCAACAGTTATTCCATTTGAACACTTGACCCACCTTTGGATGTTTACATCAGATAGACTATCCTAAGTTATGAAAAATTAAGTTACTTACAATGTCAATAAGGCACATATGTGGTGATCTGCGATCCTGTACTGCCATATTGAAGTTGTGAATACATAACTTCTAAACTGCACACCAATAAATACTGTGGCGACATGACACAAGACACAGTATCCCCATGGCCTTCACATGGTGTTAGTCTGGTATCCATTGGGCGGATGCAGAACCTGTAGGACTCCTACACTCATGTTGTGTTAGCACCACCCAAGTACCACATTATGGCCACACCGGCTTCCTTTTACATCATTATCAAAGTTCATTTCCTTTGTAATGGCTTTTGATGTTTTCATTTTAGGACCATCTTAGCCCTCTTCTTATAAAATATGAAGGGCATTCTCCTTGTAATCTAATATTTTAGTGTAAGGTGGGTAAAAAAACTGCCATGTATCTAATGAAAGAAATCTTGGGTGGATTTCAGGAAACAAAATGATTCACAGTTAAGTAAAATTATACTATATCACATGGGAACTCTATAGTAACCCAACAAAAAAACATGACTGATTAACATCGACCGAATCGATGTCATCATAGGAGCTATTGCAGGTTACCATCACTGTCTAGTCAATTCACAACTCTTTAAGGATTTTTAGCTACAGCAAGCGATCTTGGTTCTAGAACATCAGATACTTTCAAAAACATCTGAATCATTTAAATAAAGAGTGTAGAAGATCTTCTACCAATATCATAACCTATTGAAAGCCCCTAATTACCATACCTCTAAGGTCATCCACCTTCTCTGACTTACTCTCCCCGAGGGAAGAACTGCCATCAGCAAGACCATTGGAAGTGGTTGCAGGATCTACACCACTAGCTTCTGCTGTGCTCAACCCAGTACAGGGCTCACCTCCAGAAGCAATAGTTGTAGCAGAAGAGATATCAGACACAAAATTTTCTTGAGCAACTCTTGGCGGGCACATCTGTAGCAGTTTTTTCTCAATGGGATTGAAAACAGTCTTCTCTTCACATTTAGAATAAGTTTCCATGCATTTGCCCTCAATTCTTAGCTTCTGAAATTCTTTTCTTCCAATATCTTGCATAGACCGTGCCTTTTGGGGAGTAGGATAAGGATTATTAACAATGATTATGAAGAAGACCATATCTATCTATTTGTCTGAACAATACAGTAGGAGCTCCTAATACCTGTCTGAAGTATATTGTATCTGGTGCATTGTACTGCATGGCATTACTGCAAATCAAGAAGACATCATCCTGCATTTAATAATTAATCTCATAAGGAGACCATATAAGAAACAAAGTTTACAAGGATCAATTTTCTGAGAGAACGAAGAACTTGAATTTTCATTGTGAAagttaaaatatatgataaacaaGTTTGGTCAGTAAGACGGACCGAAAACATGCTTCTAGATCTAAATTATCAGCTGTCCTAGTTGTGAAACAAATGATGAAGGGGAACCAAGTGATATAACAGAAGGAAAAGAAAGAGGAAGCaggaaagggaaaagaaaaaaggAGGGTAGGGTGGAGGAGGGGGGGTTGGCTCCAGGAATCTCTCTAGGCTAGGTCAGCTTCTTAGACTACGTGGGAGAAGCATAAATTACAATTTTCTAGCTCTGTCAGCAACAGTTCCTTCACTAGTGTTGGATATATGCTGTATAATTATCTACGATTCTTCTGTGACACAGAATACATGGAAATTATGTATGACTCACCACTGTGGACATGAGCCCTTTCTCTGTGAGTACAAACATAAAACAATTATACAGTCTATCCAGTGTTttgtgcaaacttgcaaaatgtATAGTACATAACTGTTTGAAAGGATATAAGTATATATACAATTAGGGGTACCCAAGTGTAGATGTACTTAGGCCCATTTCTTTTCCTGATTACCTTTATTAAGGTTCACTATAAGAATATGGACTAGAGTTTAACAGAGGTTTATGCCATCACAAAGAACCTTTAAGTGTTTGTGCGATTTAGCAGAGGTTCACAAATGGACCCAGTCAATAACCTTTTTTAAACTGATTCAGAAGACATTAATAGAAGAATCGACAGCCATTATCCATCTAACCATCTTCTTTGGTGTTCAATCAGTAACCATGACTTCAATTCCAGAACCTCTAAATCTCTCTAATAAACCAAAGGTTAGTTGTAGTTGTCTATAACTGAAATCCTTTCATTGCTCTTTGGTGAAGTCACTAATTTGCACAAAATAGGGCTTACAGCTGTTAGTATTTGATTTTTCTTCTGCTTAATTCCTCTTGAACAATTCAATTTATGTGTTTGTTTATCCATTATTATAATCTGATAATTTATGCAAATTATTTATTTTCCAAATTTTGTTCCTCTGTATTCCATTTTGGTTTTTCTCTGATTGCACGAATTAGAAATagcctattggtttttttttttttaaattacagtATTGTGTAAGCCTATCTAGCCAAAATTGTCACTATCAATTGGAGAACTCACTTGACTCAACAAACTACTTATGTAAAAATTTATTTACGTATCACAGAAAGAATTTCAACACTAAAGCCCCAAAGAAAAATATATGTATGGTGGATGCACATTCATATTTGCATTTGACCCCAATCGAGTGATGTTAAatgaagctttataagcaataaattattaattgataaaAAGAGCAGCTAACAACccaaaaaattagaaaaacaaagaaattaTGTGATATCCCATATACAAGCTTATATGGCAATCAAAACCCAATAAAGAGTGTACTAAATAAAGAAACTTAAATATGAGTGGTGGCAAAGACAGCAGCTATAACAGCGCAAGGGACTAGTAAAAGTGGACGATGACGATAAGAAAAACAGGTGTGAAGTGCAGCACAAtgacaagaaaagaaagaagccaTGTGCAGGTATAATGAAAAGTGCATGCAGTAGACATGATATGACGctgcattacatgcttaaattgttAAGAAGTATAAATTATGGTAGCTTTTTTAACCTGCAATGCCACCTGGCTTACAGCATCTCTGGTGTTCTTTTATTGCTTTCCTATAAATCCTTCTAGGTTATCTCATTAGTTTAATTTTGGGCAAATAAGGATCCTATTGCTGAGAAGTGAACTCCCTCCAAGTTCTTTCCAAGGATGCTACACATATTCAATTAGTGTGCAGGACCATACACTCATTATGCATGTTAAAATGCAAAGTAGatgagcagtgatttaaaaagcgctaggcgccaaggtccaaaaacgcccaaggcgctaAGCGCTCGCCCAAACGCTCGTCCGAgcaaagcgagacgctaaaatataaaaatatataatataattaataaatataattatttaaataaaaaatatgctattaaattaagaaaattgggtacaaaatcacaataaataaataaatcataatagtatatttttattttttaaataacaaatataatattaaataaataaaaattaatagtattaaaatcaaaataatatattattaatataataaataaaaatactattattagtatacagttagcggtatactgttaatataatgttaacagtatagtgagaagagtgtgagaagaccgaggttaCTGAGGCAACGACAGTGGTAGCAGGCGACAGCCGTAgttggagcgggagcggcgacaacggGAGTGACGAGCGACAGCGGGAATGGGAGCGCGAGCGACGAGCGGTAGAGGGAGCAACGAGTGacaacgggagcggcgacagcagtaacggcgagcagcgattgtggcaacAGCGAGTAACGACAGTAacgacgagcagcgacagcggcagcagcagcagagagcagcgacaacggagaagaaatcttggcaacaaaatcgcgagtgttagggttggggaagtcggggaaatcgcgagagggagcctgatatcggtgatttagttggttcgattgaaccaactaaagcattggagaccaaccaaacctaaaaatctggtttggtCGCCTAGTTTAACCTAGGCGCTCACTCGAAGCGCTcgacgcctgggctcgagcgagcgcctaggcggcacctctttgaagcgaggcgcctggacatgaagcgaggcgctcgggcctcacctcacccaagcgcctattgaaatcacttgtAGATGAGTAAAATTACAATTGACGCACTAAGATTATTGATATAATTATGCTTAAACAACTCCAGCATAAATTGCTGTCTACATTAATACAACCTGATAAGGCCAAGACTAAGAACAACCGCCTTTATCACAtccaagttcagaattcaaatgGGGAAACAAGTGCTGTTTGTTGGTAGATCATGTAAACTAGACACTATACTACCTAAACCCAAAAATGTAATATTTAGTACTACATATTAAACAAGCGATAAGCATGAGAATGTGGAAGATATGATGTAAAACAAGTGACAATTAGTAACAAAAGCAATCTACTCAGGTTGACAATCTGAAATGCATCTACGAaagtaaatttaaataataaatctTATTTGGATAAAATTAGATAGCCCTGTagtttaagaaacaaaaatatgGAACCTAGAAATTTAGATGAAATTATCATACGGACAAAGGCAATGTGTTTTAAAGGGGGAAAATGTCCCCAAAAGTGCATTTCATATGTTCTGTTTCAAGAAGCTAAGTCCATGTTCAGAAAAAGAAGATATCTgagatagcttcaaaaaatatgttTGCAGCTCAAATCACTTGTATTATGGTTCCACCTAACTAGCCTTGCCATGTCAAGGTTGAACGTCTATCATAACTATCATTCATTGAATGAGTTCACATAAAGCTTTACCAATGGTCTGATTCTGGTCATGTATAGTCAATCTGCATATTTATGGTAGGACAAACATGCATATTGGGCTGTACTGCAACATGTAACAATCAAGCAACctcattttattatattaaatgcatAACAAGCAAGCATAAAGCGTAATCTTAGTATGGGCAAAGGGCAATTTTTTTTTGCTTGTAAGGAAGTAGGCAAAGGTATGTGTGGTTCTGAAGAAAGTGCCTACTTCCTTACATTTGTGAGAAATATAGATGCTGCAAACTGTAAATATGGAGCTACAAAAGAGATGAAAGGACTAGATTTGATTTTTGAAGGGGGTTTTTTCCAAAGCCAAAAAACTGCTGTTAAATGTAGGATTTGCATATCCACACTATCTATATTTCCCATAATCAAATACACCattgaaaaaattaaaatgaatagGGTTATTGTCAGTAAAAGAAAAGGATGATTACACTAGGTGCTTTGCCTTGATAGCTAGTCAAAAATCAACAATACATTAGCACAAACTTGGAAAAGATAACATAATAGGTTGTCCAACATCAAGTTGTTCTCAAACTTTTCACATAAATCCTGATGATTAGGCTGGGTTCATTGCAACAAAACAAATGGAAACttcattaataattttattatgagtTTCTTCTCACTCCTACCTTCTCAAGGAACTAAATAGTTTCCAGCTATTCACAAAGTAATTTGCTGCTTAAATAAGCATCTAAATTATGTGGAATACGAAATATAAATTTGCAATAGCAGTAATCAAAGTGGAAGGGTTACCTCAAATTGTTCAAAAGAACGATAGGCTTCGGTTGCCAGCTTCTTCCTTACAGTCCCAAAGTCCATCGGATGCTCAATCACATCATAATAATCAGGAAGCTGAAACAAAACAAGCATTGTAATAAGGTTGAACAAAGCCCACCATCTTTCCTCTAATTTTTCGAAGTATCAAGTATAAACAAACCTCTTCAGGATCCACTGGCTCCGCAAACACTCCATATGTGTCCTTCCTGACACACCAAAATCATAGAATTCAATAGGAACACAATGCCACTTAAGCAATTACaacgggaaaaaaaaaaaactgttctccATATAGAGCAATTTACTTCTGAATCTTGTCAAGAACGGCCTCCAGTAATTTCCTCTCGGGCAAACACGTTCCTGCCACCTGAGAACTAGTGGACACCCCTGAAGACAAGAAGCTTACACCATCAATTTTAAAGAGGATACTTTGCTCGAACATTATCACAAAACAACGAAGAACTACGTAGAATCTAACCTGTAGCAGACCCCTTCAAACTCTGAAGAAGAATTATCTTCCCCGTCTGCAAGAATAAAGAGTCAGTAAATATTATCAACATGTGGAACGAAATGGAATTAGAGGGAACAAAGAAGCAGTGTGTAGGAACAACTTGAACTGTACATTGTACCTCTCGGTCACCAGATCCACCAGAACGAACACCATCATCACATCCGTCTAATCGCCGCTTCTTCGGCGGCTTCATTGTCTCCCCCTCCGCCTCCTCgtcctcttcatcatcatcatccacatACGAAGAAAACGAAGCCAACGACGAAAAGGACGATGCGGGCACCACTGGCGCACCCCTCCGAGGCCTCTCCTCCTCCGTTGTGGCGGTGGTCGGGCCAGCAGGAGGCAACTTGAGTATGAGATTTAGCTTCCGCCTCTTCCCCTTCCCTTCCTGCTCCtccatcacctcctcctcctcctcctcctcctcctcctcctcttcatccAAGTAGTCGTCGAAGTCGGCGAAATCGTCTAGGAGGGTACGGCGGCGCCGTGGGCGGAGAGTCCGGCGGGGAGCCGTCGACGGCCGTGGAGGCGAAGGAGGAGAGTAGTGAAGGTGGCCGCCCTCCCGCTTCTTCCGCGGCCGgcccctcttcttcttcgtcgccgccgccgccgtcatcGCTCGCCTTTTTccctttattttttgttttttgtttttttttttctgttccgcCCTTTCCCAAGTCGTCTACAATTATATATTCACTAAGCGATGCTGTTCGTTTACGTCCAAACCGTACCCCCCACATCCACCCTCCTCTGACTTGAGAACGGAGCCCTTGTGGGACGCACCGTGAGTCCATCGCTGCCTGATTGGAGACAGGTATCGTACACGGGTAA encodes the following:
- the LOC103994754 gene encoding uncharacterized protein LOC103994754 isoform X1, which encodes MTAAAATKKKRGRPRKKREGGHLHYSPPSPPRPSTAPRRTLRPRRRRTLLDDFADFDDYLDEEEEEEEEEEEEVMEEQEGKGKRRKLNLILKLPPAGPTTATTEEERPRRGAPVVPASSFSSLASFSSYVDDDDEEDEEAEGETMKPPKKRRLDGCDDGVRSGGSGDRETGKIILLQSLKGSATGVSTSSQVAGTCLPERKLLEAVLDKIQKKDTYGVFAEPVDPEELPDYYDVIEHPMDFGTVRKKLATEAYRSFEQFEDDVFLICSNAMQYNAPDTIYFRQARSMQDIGRKEFQKLRIEGKCMETYSKCEEKTVFNPIEKKLLQMCPPRVAQENFVSDISSATTIASGGEPCTGLSTAEASGVDPATTSNGLADGSSSLGESKSEKVDDLRVKGSPSKLGKKSLEGDENRRASYNVCDEQSPQVSGMVCDVLDGEQRKLVPVGLDAEYSYARSLARFAGNLGPIAWRIASQRIESALPSGVKFGSGWVGEYEPLPTPILSFENIPQLQHQQLDTNTTLQSKMPLKDKATALGKKANGNSREVNYGIQSKLGTTIYNRGSGPVTGGNNLCGFTEVKQQSPSFISETQLRPNAAVLQQKNKQVTSKLAKVSGTFLEQAREHQQSSSSCSLVDQSVQRPEIFTGVAAFKPPGRISLDRKLGQPEPLKQTVAMVPCSTTDGRVPVGQSSNGKVLGGSSSNILGNTMGFSSKYQKGNVGDEHQTLHEYGLNHPSRLMGWPIEMLNQSNISNNSVDSSKFLPSAVPPTGRESPNTADAAAAGAWMSIGASTQSKTSVNAVNGRDSPNASASTYFYGSTSRAPKVSSRVSDDSNTTSMSQAFRQPIQVVGSEPQFCNKGLVIFPQLGATGMSRFQGQTPQQGLLRQTENRHPKSVCPPDLNISFQPPGSPVPHSSGILKDSQQPDLALQL
- the LOC103994754 gene encoding uncharacterized protein LOC103994754 isoform X2; amino-acid sequence: MTAAAATKKKRGRPRKKREGGHLHYSPPSPPRPSTAPRRTLRPRRRRTLLDDFADFDDYLDEEEEEEEEEEEEVMEEQEGKGKRRKLNLILKLPPAGPTTATTEEERPRRGAPVVPASSFSSLASFSSYVDDDDEEDEEAEGETMKPPKKRRLDGCDDGVRSGGSGDRETGKIILLQSLKGSATGVSTSSQVAGTCLPERKLLEAVLDKIQKKDTYGVFAEPVDPEELPDYYDVIEHPMDFGTVRKKLATEAYRSFEQFEDDVFLICSNAMQYNAPDTIYFRQARSMQDIGRKEFQKLRIEGKCMETYSKCEEKTVFNPIEKKLLQMCPPRVAQENFVSDISSATTIASGGEPCTGLSTAEASGVDPATTSNGLADGSSSLGESKSEKVDDLRVKGSPSKLGKKSLEGDENRRASYNVCDEQSPQVSGMVCDVLDGEQRKLVPVCNKEYSYARSLARFAGNLGPIAWRIASQRIESALPSGVKFGSGWVGEYEPLPTPILSFENIPQLQHQQLDTNTTLQSKMPLKDKATALGKKANGNSREVNYGIQSKLGTTIYNRGSGPVTGGNNLCGFTEVKQQSPSFISETQLRPNAAVLQQKNKQVTSKLAKVSGTFLEQAREHQQSSSSCSLVDQSVQRPEIFTGVAAFKPPGRISLDRKLGQPEPLKQTVAMVPCSTTDGRVPVGQSSNGKVLGGSSSNILGNTMGFSSKYQKGNVGDEHQTLHEYGLNHPSRLMGWPIEMLNQSNISNNSVDSSKFLPSAVPPTGRESPNTADAAAAGAWMSIGASTQSKTSVNAVNGRDSPNASASTYFYGSTSRAPKVSSRVSDDSNTTSMSQAFRQPIQVVGSEPQFCNKGLVIFPQLGATGMSRFQGQTPQQGLLRQTENRHPKSVCPPDLNISFQPPGSPVPHSSGILKDSQQPDLALQL